In Acidobacteriota bacterium, the following proteins share a genomic window:
- a CDS encoding ATP-binding protein: MTIARQFNILVSSVSLLVLAVAAALAYQFANVSAQGTSLLENLQRTSTLSQQLTRGNAEHLVQMQRQLVQREPGFAENLKELNYRLGERYTEYLKLDIGVQERLTVERAKALQFDSNLLSMQAASELAAGKSAEVAVSVQRLYRLHDEIRTEFDQLSALQLAKLRDVVVHLERLGNRGLAAFFTLIGLTVVGAVVSTVVLRRRILGPVSELLAASDRMRRGDLTARVQVRVADEFGQLTEGFNFMAESLAESYAGLERKVEDRAKQLHDVQAKLSRAEKMSAVGLLVSGVAHELNNPLATIRGFAELAKMELTPGGDHAKAIGLLDEADAQVERCRKIVANLLQFARQQEPRLEAVGVNEMVDQVLSLREYELGTRNITLVREFDPSNPVMSADRSKMQQVMLNLLNNAHDAIRGEDRAGTIWVRTRRIGTSVAIEFADDGPGFRDPVKAFDPFYTTKDVGQGTGLGLSVCYGIVEEHGGEILAGNWEKGARVAITLPVGDPDSVAKNAQPAPPSPEPASREPGTTSERRALVVDDEEMLVRLQVSYLAKLGIQATGVATGAEGIRHLEANDVDLIISDVRMPGPVDGIQLYEWVRLNRPRLARRFVFASGDLVGMNQGDFFQRTLVLRVEKPFRFADYADVVRQVLASERT, encoded by the coding sequence ATGACGATCGCGAGGCAGTTCAACATCCTTGTGTCATCCGTGTCGCTGCTGGTTCTGGCTGTGGCGGCAGCCCTGGCCTACCAGTTTGCCAACGTCTCTGCACAGGGCACCAGCCTTCTCGAGAACCTGCAGCGGACCTCGACACTCAGCCAGCAGCTCACCCGGGGCAACGCCGAACACCTCGTGCAGATGCAACGGCAGTTGGTTCAGCGCGAGCCTGGGTTTGCCGAAAACCTCAAGGAACTGAACTACAGGCTCGGCGAGAGGTACACCGAGTACCTGAAGCTGGACATCGGCGTTCAGGAACGCCTCACGGTCGAGCGGGCCAAGGCGTTGCAGTTCGATTCCAATCTCCTGTCGATGCAGGCCGCCTCCGAACTGGCCGCCGGCAAGTCCGCCGAGGTCGCCGTCAGCGTCCAGCGGCTCTATCGACTCCACGACGAAATCAGGACCGAATTCGACCAGCTGAGTGCGCTCCAGTTGGCCAAGCTCCGCGACGTCGTGGTCCACCTCGAGCGGCTTGGGAATCGGGGTCTGGCGGCCTTCTTCACGTTGATCGGACTGACGGTTGTCGGAGCGGTGGTCTCGACGGTCGTGCTGCGCCGGAGGATTCTCGGGCCGGTCAGCGAGCTTCTTGCTGCATCGGACCGCATGCGGCGTGGCGACCTCACGGCCCGCGTTCAGGTTCGCGTTGCCGACGAGTTCGGCCAACTCACCGAAGGTTTCAATTTCATGGCCGAGTCGCTGGCCGAGAGTTATGCCGGTCTCGAACGCAAGGTGGAGGACCGGGCGAAGCAGCTCCATGACGTCCAGGCCAAGTTGAGCCGGGCCGAGAAGATGTCGGCGGTGGGGCTGCTCGTCAGCGGCGTCGCCCACGAGTTGAACAACCCGCTTGCGACGATCAGGGGCTTCGCCGAACTGGCGAAGATGGAGCTGACCCCCGGCGGCGACCACGCCAAGGCGATCGGCCTGCTCGACGAGGCGGACGCACAGGTGGAACGGTGCCGCAAGATTGTCGCCAACCTCCTCCAGTTCGCGCGCCAGCAGGAGCCGCGGTTGGAGGCGGTCGGCGTCAACGAGATGGTGGATCAGGTGCTGAGCCTCCGGGAGTACGAACTGGGCACGCGCAACATCACGCTCGTGCGCGAGTTCGACCCGTCCAACCCGGTGATGAGCGCCGACCGCAGCAAGATGCAGCAGGTCATGCTGAACCTCCTGAACAACGCGCACGACGCCATCCGCGGGGAAGATCGCGCAGGGACCATCTGGGTTCGGACGCGCCGGATCGGCACCAGTGTGGCCATTGAGTTCGCGGATGATGGACCGGGGTTCCGCGATCCGGTCAAGGCCTTCGATCCGTTCTACACGACGAAGGACGTTGGCCAGGGCACCGGGCTGGGGCTGAGCGTGTGCTACGGGATTGTCGAGGAGCACGGCGGCGAGATTCTCGCGGGCAACTGGGAGAAGGGTGCCCGGGTCGCAATCACACTGCCTGTCGGCGATCCTGACAGCGTCGCGAAGAACGCTCAGCCGGCCCCGCCGTCACCCGAGCCAGCCAGCCGCGAACCGGGTACGACGTCCGAACGGCGTGCTCTGGTCGTCGACGACGAAGAGATGCTGGTGCGGCTGCAGGTGTCCTACCTGGCGAAACTCGGCATTCAGGCGACGGGCGTGGCCACGGGCGCCGAAGGCATTCGCCACCTCGAGGCGAATGACGTCGATCTGATCATCTCCGACGTCCGAATGCCGGGGCCCGTCGACGGCATCCAGCTCTACGAGTGGGTTCGCCTCAACCGGCCACGACTCGCGCGGCGGTTCGTGTTCGCGTCAGGCGACCTGGTTGGTATGAATCAGGGTGACTTCTTTCAGCGGACCCTGGTGCTGCGGGTGGAGAAGCCGTTCCGATTTGCCGACTATGCCGACGTGGTGCGTCAGGTGCTGGCGTCGGAGAGGACCTGA